The following are from one region of the Mangifera indica cultivar Alphonso chromosome 14, CATAS_Mindica_2.1, whole genome shotgun sequence genome:
- the LOC123195614 gene encoding uncharacterized protein At4g28440-like, whose product MATAKRKPVFVQVDQLKPGTSGHTLIVKVVSSKPVPVNKPRGSRSLSALSQPSRPPRIAECLVGDATGSIYFTARNDQVDIMTPGATVILRNAKIDMFKGSMRLAVDKWGRIEVTEPASFEVKENNNLSLVEYELVNVE is encoded by the exons ATGGCAACAGCGAAGAGAAAGCCAGTGTTCGTGCAAGTTGATCAGCTGAAGCCTGGCACTAGTGGCCACACCCTTATCGTGAAGGTGGTCTCATCGAAGCCCGTGCCCGTTAACAAGCCACGTGGCTCCAGATCATTGTCTGCTCTCTCTCAGCCTTCTCGACCCCCTCGCATCGCCGAGTGTCTGGTCGGCGATGCGACTGGTTCCATCTACTTCACCGCCCGCAACGACCAAG TTGACATTATGACACCAGGTGCCACCGTGATTCTGCGAAATGCCAAGATTGATATGTTCAAGGGGTCGATGAGGCTTGCAGTTGACAAATGGGGACGGATTGAAGTCACTGAACCAGCTAGCTTCGAAGTTAAAGAGAATAACAATCTCTCCTTGGTTGAGTATGAGCTAGTTAATGTTGAGTGA
- the LOC123196563 gene encoding 26S proteasome non-ATPase regulatory subunit 2 homolog A-like — MTLLSCAYAGTGNVLKVQNLLGHCAQHLEKGETHQGPAVLGIAMVAMAEELGVEMAIRSLEHLLQYGEQNIRRAVPLALGLLCISNPKVNVMDTLSRLSHDTDSEVAMAAVISLGLIGAGTNNARIAGMLRNLSSYYYKDANLLFCVPNSSRSGTFRKGPINS; from the exons ATGACACTTCTTTCTTGTGCCTATGCTGGAACTGGAAATGTCCTCAAG GTTCAAAACCTTCTGGGTCACTGTGCTCAACATCTTGAGAAGGGTGAAACCCACCAGGGACCTGCTGTTCTTGGAATAGCTATGGTGGCTATGGCTGAAGAATTGGGCGTTGAGATGGCAATTCGATCATTGGAGCACCTTTTGCAGTATGGAGAGCAGAATATACGTCGTGCAGTTCCATTGGCTCTTGGTCTCCTCTGTATATCAAACCCAAAG GTTAATGTTATGGACACTTTGAGCAGGCTCAGCCATGATACCGATTCAGAAGTAGCAATG GCTGCAGTTATCTCCTTAGGTTTGATTGGTGCGGGGACCAACAATGCTCGAATAGCTGGCATGCTTCGCAATCTCTCAAGCTACTATTACAAAGATGCCAACCTTCTGTTCTGT GTTCCGAATAGCTCAAGGTCTGGTACATTTAGGAAAGGGCCTATTAACTCTTAA
- the LOC123195979 gene encoding reticulon-like protein B17 → MDSNPSSQTKSASRLARMSSEEPPRQFPGIISPSPKRPSSVSPALPLSELLLLSSSPLRKSRTRLADRLDAAEELALESTGCRRRCKTRGSQMGISGCGSPRNRRLRRRSEIEIMREERDIGFVDEVGKPRKKRHSVRSKKEKLSLVPCVPSLNLSPKMDDGGHGNLDRIGQMFADLIMWRDVAKSSLWFGLGCLCFLSSSFTKGVNFSIFSAISQLGLLFLGASFFSNSILQRNNDERKREFKLKEEDILRFGRLILPATNLAISKTRELFSGEPSTTLKVVPFLLLGAEYGHILTMRRLFALGFFISFTVPKLYSCYSSRIYQKADNMKSYMLEAWGACSHKKIVAASAVMAFWNLSTVKTRILTAFISLVILRHCRQHLAPEELETVEGEQALVVAEVREVQN, encoded by the exons ATGGATTCAAATCCTAGTTCTCAAACCAAATCGGCCTCGCGCCTTGCAAGGATGAGCTCTGAAGAGCCGCCACGTCAGTTTCCAGGCATTATTTCTCCTTCTCCCAAGAGACCCTCTTCGGTATCTCCCGCTCTTCCACTCTCAGAATTGCTCTTACTCTCATCTTCTCCATTGAGAAAATCGAGAACCCGTTTAGCGGATCGTCTAGATGCAGCTGAGGAGTTGGCTCTGGAGTCAACTGGGTGTCGTAGGAGATGCAAAACAAGAGGATCTCAAATGGGCATATCGGGTTGTGGATCTCCGAGGAATAGGAGGTTAAGGAGGAGATCGGAGATAGAGATaatgagagaagagagagatatTGGGTTTGTCGATGAGGTTGGGAAACCAAGAAAAAAGAGGCATAGCGTGCGGTCAAAGAAAGAGAAGCTTAGTTTGGTCCCTTGTGTTCCCTCTTTGAATTTATCTCCAA AAATGGATGATGGTGGTCACGGTAATCTTGACCGAATTGGGCAGATGTTTGCTGATTTGATCATGTGGAGAGATGTTGCAAAGTCGAGCCTTTGGTTTGGTCTTGGGTGTTTGTgttttttgtcttcttcttttaCCAAAGGAGTTAACTTTAG CATCTTTTCGGCGATTTCGCAACTTGGTCTTCTATTCTTGGGGGCATCATTCTTCTCAAATTCAATATTGCAAAG AAATAATGATGAAAGGAAGCGTGAGTTCAAGCTGAAAGAAGAGGACATTTTGAGATTCGGTAGACTAATTCTTCCTGCCACAAACCTTGCAATTTCAAAGACGAGAGAGCTTTTCTCAGGAGAGCCATCAACTACCCTCAAA GTAGTACCATTTTTGCTTCTAGGAGCTGAGTATGGTCATATTCTAACAATGCGGAGGCTTTTTGCTCTTG GGTTTTTTATTAGTTTCACTGTCCCGAAACTTTACTCCTGCTATTCTAGTAGGATCTACCAAAAAG CTGATAACATGAAATCTTACATGCTCGAAGCATGGGGAGCTTGTTCTCACAAGAAGATTGTGGCAGCATCAGCAGTCATGGCCTTCTGGAATCTGTCCACTGTAAAAACCCGTATTTTAACAG CATTTATCTCTTTGGTAATACTCCGGCACTGCCGACAACATCTAGCGCCAGAAGAACTGGAAACAGTAGAAGGGGAGCAAGCATTGGTGGTGGCAGAAGTTAGGGAAGTCCAGAACTAG
- the LOC123195581 gene encoding nicotianamine aminotransferase 1-like: MESIIAKKWAFQNNQDLTNASGITIKGVLTKLMDNINKDDPRPTIPLGRGDPSVFPSFRTATVAEDAVVNALRSANYNCYSPTGGVLPARRAIANYLNHHLPYELSPDDVYLTVGCKQAIQVILTVLARPGANILLPRPCYPFYEAFAEHIHLEFRHFDLLPEKNWEVDLDALEALADENTLAMVIINPGNPCGNVFTYQHLQKIAETARKLGIIVISDEVYGYLTLGTTPYVQMGMFGSVVPVFTLGSMSKRWIVPGWRVGWLVACDPSGILKKLEICDCIKSYLNIFPNPATFMQGAVPQILENTKEDFFSKIIGILREAVDICYDKIKEMPWLVCPKKPEGSMFVMVKLNLSLLEDIKDDMEFSLKLAKEESVIVLPGSTLGMKNWLRITFAVELSTLEDGLRRIKAFCQRHAKMN; the protein is encoded by the exons ATGGAAAGCATAATCGCTAAGAAATGGGCTTTCCAAAATAACCAAGACCTCACGAATGCATCTGGCATCACCATTAAAGGGGTGCTGACCAAGTTAATGGACAATATCAACAAAGATGATCCAAGACCTACCATTCCTTTAGGCCGTGGCGACCCTTCTGTCTTCCCCAGCTTTCGGACTGCCACTGTCGCTGAAGATGCCGTTGTTAATGCTCTCCGCTCCGCCAACTATAATTGCTATTCACCTACTGGCGGTGTTCTTCCTGCTAGAAG GGCCATTGCAAATTATCTCAATCATCATCTACCATACGAGTTATCACCAGATGATGTTTATCTTACGGTAGGATGCAAGCAAGCTATTCAAGTTATATTAACAGTTCTTGCCCGTCCTGGTGCCAACATTTTGCTTCCAAGACCTTGCTACCCATTCTATGAAGCTTTTGCAGAACATATCCATCTTGAATTTCGTCATTTTGATCTTCTTCCAGAAAAGAATTGGGAGGTTGATCTTGATGCATTGGAAGCTCTAGCAGACGAGAATACTCTTGCTATGGTTATTATTAATCCGGGCAATCCTTGTGGAAATGTCTTTACTTACCAACATTTGCAGAAG ATTGCAGAGACAGCAAGAAAGCTTGGTATAATAGTAATTTCAGATGAAGTTTATGGCTATCTCACGCTTGGCACTACCCCTTATGTGCAAATGGGCATGTTTGGATCAGTTGTGCCTGTCTTTACACTTGGATCTATGTCAAAGAGATGGATAGTTCCTGGTTGGCGGGTTGGTTGGCTTGTGGCATGTGATCCCAGTGGCATCCTTAAAAAATTAGAG ATTTGTGATTGCATTAAGAGCTATCTAAATATTTTCCCCAATCCAGCAACCTTTATGCAG GGAGCAGTTCCGCAAATCCTTGAGAACACCAAGGAGGATTTCTTTTCAAAAATCATTGGCATACTAAGAGAAGCTGTGGACATATGCTATGATAAAATTAAGGAGATGCCTTGGCTAGTTTGCCCAAAGAAACCAGAAGGTTCAATGTTTGTAATG GTGAAGCTGAATCTATCACTGTTGGAAGACATTAAAGATGACATGGAATTCTCTCTCAAGCTTGCTAAAGAGGAATCAGTCATTGTTTTACCTG
- the LOC123195433 gene encoding cytochrome P450 CYP72A219-like, translating to MASMLLILALIIPVIWCLKFLNKIWWTPKRIEKQLKKQGIHGHPYRLLLGNMKEMMKLAKENRPNPTGSTHDIMPLVNPFLHKLASSYKNTFVVWFGTTPRVAIMDPKLIKEVLSNKSGDFPKPEIIPLVKLFATGLATYEGQKWSKHRRIINPAFHMEKLKQMLPAFSTCCEELIQKWDNLVSGSGGSCELDVFKEFQNFTGDVISRAAFGSSFEEGRLIFLLQKEQGKLFLQALAYEQFPLLRFLPTKVNIRMRQIYKEVRTLLRGIIEKREKAIQMGNISDKEDLLDLLLKTNLNELQENHNSDASMTTEDVFEECRLFYFAGQETTTNLLTWTMILLSMHIDWQERAREEVLQILGKNKPTFDDLNHLKIVNMILLEVLRLYPPAWLIRSIVKETKLGDFCFPAGVELLMMMDIVHRDPEQWGEDAMEFNPERFSEGISKASKDQVSYFPFGYGPRICIGQNFAMLEAKLAISQILQHFWFELSPTYTHAPSLILTLQPKYGAQIILHKL from the exons ATGGCAAGTATGCTTTTAATTTTAGCACTGATTATACCAGTAATTTGGTGTCTAAAATTCCTGAACAAGATATGGTGGACACCGAAGAGGATAGAGAAGCAACTGAAGAAACAAGGGATCCATGGACATCCTTACAGGTTGTTACTTGGTAATATGAAAGAGATGATGAAGCTAGCAAAGGAAAACAGGCCTAACCCTACTGGATCCACCCACGATATTATGCCTCTTGTCAATCCCTTTCTTCACAAGTTGGCTAGCTCCTACA aGAATACGTTTGTAGTTTGGTTTGGAACAACTCCCCGTGTGGCAATCATGGATCCCAAGTTGATAAAAGAGGTGTTATCAAACAAATCTGGTGATTTCCCCAAGCCAGAAATAATTCCATTGGTAAAGTTGTTTGCCACTGGCCTTGCAACTTATGAGGGTCAAAAATGGTCCAAACATAGAAGGATTATCAACCCTGCCTTCCATATGGAAAAGCTAAAG CAAATGTTGCCTGCATTTTCTACCTGTTGCGAAGAGCTGATACAGAAATGGGACAATCTAGTATCTGGGTCGGGAGGTTCTTGTGAACTGGATGTGTTTAAAGAGTTTCAAAACTTCACTGGAGATGTTATATCAAGAGCAGCTTTTGGGAGCAGTTTCGAAGAGGGGAGATTGATATTCTTACTCCAGAAGGAACAGGGGAAACTCTTTTTACAGGCTCTGGCTTACGAGCAATTCCCACTGTTAAG GTTTCTTCCCACCAAAGTAAACATAAGAATGAGGCAAATTTATAAAGAAGTTAGAACCTTATTAAGAGGAATaatagagaaaagagaaaaagctATACAGATGGGAAACATTAGTGACAAAGAAGATTTACTTGACCTGTTGTTAAAGACTAATCTCAATGAGCTGCAAGAGAACCACAACTCAGATGCCAGTATGACAACAGAGGATGTGTTTGAAGAATGCAGACTATTTTACTTCGCTGGTCAGGAGACCACAACCAATTTGCTTACATGGACTATGATTTTGTTGAGCATGCATATCGATTGGCAAGAGCGAGCGAGAGAAGAGGTCTTGCAAATTCTGGGGAAAAATAAACCAACTTTTGATGATTTGAACCACTTGAAGATT GTGAATATGATCCTGCTTGAGGTTCTGAGATTATACCCACCAGCTTGGCTTATTCGAAGCATAGTCAAAGAGACGAAACTGGGAGATTTCTGTTTTCCGGCAGGAGTTGAATTACTTATGATGATGGACATTGTCCATAGGGATCCTGAACAGTGGGGAGAAGATGCAATGGAATTCAACCCGGAGAGATTTTCTGAAGGTATTTCCAAGGCGTCCAAGGATCAGGTTTCATACTTCCCTTTTGGTTATGGACCAAGAATATGCATTGGGCAAAACTTTGCAATGCTTGAAGCTAAACTGGCCATATCACAGATTTTACAACACTTCTGGTTTGAACTGTCGCCTACTTATACCCATGCTCCTTCTCTTATTCTAACGCTTCAACCCAAGTATGGCGCCCAGATCATCTTGCATAAACTTTAA